The Opitutus sp. ER46 genome contains a region encoding:
- a CDS encoding LacI family DNA-binding transcriptional regulator → MPKSKSSRPLRAATLADVGRMAGVSAMAASAVLNGARTSSRISDETRRRILKAAAQLDYRPNAAARALANRRMQTIGVAAVFSGGEINHYFLELFNGIMAAAAARDQNTTVFSLHNWGPDASRLRTMCDGRIDGLILVAPTFSPKENVLPTHTPFVSIHANSQLEDVINIESDEERGAYEMVRMLVSQGHQRIMHVVGPEGMTGAQRRVRGYRRALATEHIPVRADLLISAGSYSVEGGRDALRQWLRQHPGARLPQAIFGASDSIAVGVMEALAEAGLRVPDDVSVAGFDDTLAARISVPQLTSVHQPLRTMGARAVELLLGRIERQVAADAPPIVFPVEVVVRASARPPGTTDRIVPAVA, encoded by the coding sequence ATGCCGAAATCGAAAAGCTCCCGTCCGCTCCGCGCCGCCACGCTCGCTGATGTCGGTCGCATGGCGGGCGTGTCGGCCATGGCGGCCTCCGCGGTCCTCAACGGCGCGCGCACGTCGTCGCGCATTTCCGACGAGACGCGACGGCGCATCCTGAAGGCCGCAGCGCAACTGGATTACCGCCCCAACGCGGCCGCCCGGGCGCTCGCCAACCGCCGCATGCAGACGATCGGCGTGGCGGCCGTTTTCTCCGGCGGCGAGATCAACCATTACTTCCTCGAGCTCTTCAACGGCATCATGGCCGCCGCCGCCGCCCGGGACCAGAACACGACGGTGTTTTCGCTCCACAACTGGGGCCCGGACGCGAGCCGGCTACGGACGATGTGCGACGGGAGGATCGACGGCCTGATCCTGGTCGCCCCGACGTTTTCGCCGAAGGAGAACGTCCTGCCGACGCACACGCCGTTCGTCTCCATCCACGCCAATTCGCAGCTCGAGGACGTGATCAACATCGAGAGCGACGAGGAGCGCGGCGCCTACGAGATGGTGCGGATGCTGGTCTCCCAGGGGCACCAGCGCATCATGCACGTCGTCGGCCCGGAGGGCATGACCGGCGCGCAACGCCGCGTGCGTGGCTATCGGCGCGCGCTCGCCACCGAACACATTCCGGTGCGCGCCGATCTCCTGATCTCAGCCGGCAGTTACTCGGTCGAAGGCGGACGGGACGCCTTGCGCCAGTGGCTGCGGCAGCATCCCGGTGCGCGACTGCCCCAGGCCATTTTCGGCGCCAGCGACAGCATCGCCGTGGGCGTGATGGAAGCCCTGGCGGAAGCGGGCCTGCGCGTGCCCGACGACGTTTCGGTTGCCGGTTTCGACGACACCCTGGCCGCCCGCATCAGCGTCCCCCAACTCACGTCGGTGCACCAACCGCTCCGCACGATGGGCGCCCGCGCCGTCGAACTGCTGCTGGGGCGCATCGAGCGGCAGGTTGCCGCGGACGCGCCGCCCATTGTCTTTCCCGTCGAGGTGGTGGTCCGCGCGTCGGCGCGCCCGCCCGGCACGACCGATCGGATCGTGCCGGCCGTCGCCTGA